The genome window CGCCCGCGCAATGGCGACGCGCTGCTTCTGCCCGCCGGAAAGCTCGGCGGGGTAGAGGCCGGCGCGGTTTTTCAGGCCGACGCGCGTCAGTTCCTCAAGCGCGCGTTCGCGGGCCTGCTTTTTGGGAAGCCCCCTGACCTTTGTCAGGGCTATCCCGACGTTGTCCAGGGCGGTCAGGTGGTCGAACAGGTTGAAGTCCTGGAAAATCATGCCCACCTGCATGCGGAAGCGGCTGAGGCAGCCCTTGTCCCTGGCGTTCAGCTTTTCGCCGTTGAGAAACACGGCGCCTTCGTCCGGCGGGATGAGGTGGTTGATGCATTGCAAAAAGGTGCTCTTGCCCGCGCCGGAAGGGCCGATCAGCACCGTCAGGGTGCCGCGCGGGACGGACAGGGACACGTTGTCCAAAATCTTCCGCCCGCCAAGCGTCTTGCTGATGTTTTCCATGCGCAAGGCGGCGTCACCGGAATAGACGGCGCCGGGGGTGTCCCCGGAATGGGCGGCGCCGGGGGCGCCCGGCAATTCGTAATCGGTCATGCGCCGCCTCCTGTGGCGTATCCGGGGATATGCGTTTTTTTCTCCAGCACCCGCATGGCGCGCAGGCCCGCCAGGGTGATGAGGTAATACAGGACCCCGGCCGTCAGGTAAAACGCGATCGGGTCATGGGTGCGCGAGGCCGCGAAGTGGGAACGCGCCATCATGTCCTGCGCCCCGCCCAGCACGAAGACCAGGGCGGAATCTTTCAGCAGGATGGAGAATTCGTTGGTCCAGCCGGGAATGGCCAGCCTGAGGGCCTGGGGCAGAATGATCTGCACTATGCCCTGCGCGTCGGTCATGCCGAGAGCCCGGGCCGCTTTCAGTTGCCCCTGCGGCAGGGCCTGGATGGAACCCCGGAAAATCTGGGACTGGTACGCCGCGCTCGCAAAGCCCAGCACCAGGCATGAGGCGGCAAAGGCGGAAATATCGAACCCGAGGAAAACCGGCAGCCCGTAATAGAAGAGAAAAAGCAGCACCAGGATGGGCGTGCCGCGGAAAAACCAGACGAAAAACCCCACGCCCGCCCGGATGGGGCGGTTGCCGTACACCTGCCCCACGGAAAGGGGCACCCCGAGAATAAACCCGAGGGACAAGGAGCACAGCACAATGCCGACGGTCACCACGCTCCCGGCGAGAATGTTGGGCAGGGCTTCGTATATGTTGGAGAGGGATGCAACCATGAAAACGTTCCGCACAGCGCGCGCCCGGAAGGGGTGCCGGGCGCGCGCCGGAAAATGAAGGCAGGGTTATTTGCCGTCGCTGAGATACTTTTTCTGCAACTCCTGCCAGTAGGGGTCGGCCTTGAGCCTTTTGAAACCTTCGTTGATGAGTTTGTGCAGTTCCGTGTCTTCGTTGCGCATGGCCACGCCGAAGTTGTCCTCCGGGGCGAACTCGCCGACGATTTTCACGGGCCGTTTGGCTCTGTTGATGATGTCCTCGGCCGGGGCGGAGTCCATGCCCGCCGCGTCCAGCCGGCCGTTGAGCAGGTCTTCCACGGCCATGGGGGCGGAATCGTAATAGCCGAGGGTGTAGTTCCAGCCTTTTTCGTCGCGGTTTTTGGCGAGCCATTCGGCTTCGTTGGTGCCGCGCTGCACGCCGAGGCGTTTTTTACCTTTCAGGATATCGTCGGGGGTGAGCGTGCTCTTTTCCCCCACCACCAGGACCTTGCGGATGGTGAAATACGGCTCGGAGAACGTTACGCGGGCCGCGCGCTCGGGGGAAATGCTCATGCCCGAGCAGACCATGTCGATTTTTTTGGCCAGAAGGTCGGGGATAATGCCGTTCCAATCCATGGGTTTATGGGTGACGGTGAACCCCATGGTCTTGGCGACCCAGTCCATGGCCTCCACGTCGAACCCGGCGGGTTTGCCGGATTTGTCAACGTAGGCGAAGGGGGGGTAGTTGGCGTCGATGCCGTTGACGTAGGCGGCGGCCAGCGCGCCGGTTGCGGACAGGGCCGTAAAGGCGACGGCAAAGGCCAGGGTCATGAGACGTTTACGCATGCGAAACTCCTTGCGGAAGGTTCATGGAACGTGCCTTTACAAACCAAGGCGTTACGGGGTTTGTCGTTCGTCTGAGCGCAAAGGCACCGTACTCCGGTACCAGAAAGGGCGGGGCGGCGCAATAGCGGCCTTGCGCGGGAAAGCAACAACCGGCATGGCGGCGGGGGTCCTTCCGGTCTATCTGCCCTGCCTGAAATATTTTTTCCGCAGTTCGTCCCAGTACGGGTCCGTGATGAGCCGCCCGATGCCCTCATTGACGGAATCGGCCAGGGCCGCGTCGTTCGGGCGCAAGGCAATGGCGTAAAAGTTCGACGGCCCGAAATCCCCTATGATGATGACCGGTTTTTCGCTTTCGTGGATGGCTTCCTCCGCCTGGTGCGCGATCATCGCGCCGGCGTCGATACGGCCCGCGACAAGGTCGTCGAGTATCTCGGCAACGGAATCGTAATATTGCAGGGTGTAGTTCGCCCTGTCCTTGGCGCGTTCCTCCGCCAGCCAATCGGCTCTCGCCGTGGCCCGCTGCACCCCGAGACGTTTTTTGCCCGTCATGACGTCCGCTCGCGTAAGGGCGCTTGTCTCCATGACGACGAACACGTTCCTGATGATGCTGTAGGGCCTGGAAAACACGGTTTGTTTCAAGGCGTCAGAGGTTATGCGCAGGCCGCCGGAGACCATGTCCACATCCCCCGCGAGCAGGCGGGAAAAGGATTCGTTCGGATCGAGAGGTATGTGGGAGATGGCGAAACCCATTTCCCGGGCGATCCAGTTTATGGCGTCCACGTCAAATCCGCCGGGCCTGCCGAAGGGGTCCAGGTAGGCGAAAGGCTCCCTTTCCGGCTTCATGCCGTTGATGCGGCTCGCGGCGGGCGCGGGCGTCGCGGCAAGGGCCAGAAGCAGGCACGCCAGGCCCGTGGCGAGAAAATGGTTGCGCACGGTATTCCTCCAGGCTGATCGGATACAAGGGAACATCGTATTCTATTACCAAAACAGGGTCGGTCATGCAATAATGCGGCGAGGACAGCGGCTTGCCGCCGTTTACCTTGAGGGCTGAACCATTTGCCAATCAGGCTCGGTATGCTATGGGTGGCGCAAAGGAGAAACGGCATGAAACGATCGCTCGGCCCGCAAACACTGCTCTATCCTCTTCCCGCTTTCCTGGTCGGCACCTATGACGGCGAGGGCAACGCCAACATCATGACCGCGGCCTGGGGCGGCGTTTGTTGTTCGGAACCGCCGCTCGTCGCCGTTTCCGTGCGCAAGGAGCGCTGGACGTACGACGCCATCCTCACGCGCGAAGCCTTCACCCTCAGCATTCCCTCGGCGGATCAGGCCGCGCGGGTTGATTTCGCGGGCATGGCCTCCGGCCGCAAGACGGACAAATTCAAGGATACCGGCTTTACCCCGGCCAGGGGCGAGTTCGTGGATGCCCCGTATGTCCTTGAATGCCCCGTGGTGGTGGAGCTTGTCCTGCGCACGAGCCTGGAACTCGGCTCCCACGTGCAGTTCATCGGCGAAGTCCGGGACGTGAAGATCGAGGAAGGCTGCCTGGATGCGGACGGCAAACCCGTCCGCGAGAAAATCGACCCCCTGCTGTACGATATCGGCGCGCGCGAATATTGCCGGGTGGGCCAGAGCGTGTGCAAGGCCTTTTCCAGCGGGAAGGTTTTTTTGAAAAAAAGCGGCGCATGACCGCCGCGCGGGAATGCTTCGCGCTCCCTTCCGGCGCGGCCACGCCGTTCGGGGGAAAATTTCGCGACGGGTCTTCCCCTGCCCGGAATCTGTTTTATCCTGTTCCGAAAGGGGAATTGCCTATGATACGAAAAATCATCACCATCGACGCGGCGAAATGCAACGGCTGCGGCCTGTGCGCCGACGCCTGCCACGAAGGGGCCATCGTTATGCGGGACGGCAAGGCCGCGCTCCTGCGCGACGACTATTGCGACGGGCTGGGCGATTGCCTGCCCGCCTGCCCGACCGGGGCCATTACCTTTGAGGAGCGCGAGGCGCTGCCGTATGACGAGGCGGCCGTTCAGGCCCGCATGCAGGCTAAACACGGCGGCAAACCGGCGTTGGCGCCCATGCCTCACGGCTGTCCGGGCGCGGCGGCCCGCGCGTTGCAGCCGGTTTCGCCCGTTTCGCCCATTTCAGCGGGCGCTGCCGCAAAAAGCGGGCCCGTGGCGAGCTGCCTTGCCCAGTGGCCGGTGCAGTTGCAGCTCATGCCCGTGAACGCCCCGTATCTCGACGGCGCGGACCTGCTCCTCGCGGCTCACTGCGCCGCCTTTGCCCACGGGAACTTCCACGAGGACTTCATGCGGGGCAAGGTCACCAGCATCGCCTGTCCCAAGCTGGATGTGGCCGACCACGCGGCCAAGCTCGGGGAAATACTGAAGAACAACAATGTGCGATCCGTGACCGTGGCCCGCATGTCCGTTCCCTGTTGCGGCGGCCTTGAGCGGATAGCGCAAAACGCCATTGCCGCGTCCGGCAAGAACCTGCCCCTGCATGTCGCGGTCATCACCCCGGACGGAAAGGTTATGACGAAATAGGGAGGGCGGCCCGTTCCGCCGCCATGCTTAGAGCCTTGCGAGTTGCGCTTTGCCGGGATTGCGATACAGTCCCGGAAAAGCGCAATTCGCGCATCGGTGGTTGGCATGGTCATAACGCTGGTCATTCTCGCGGTCGCGGCCGCGCTTTTCATCCAGGGGAAAATCCGGGCGGACCTCGTGGGTATGAGCGCCCTGATAGCCCTTCTGCTGTTCGGCGTCCTGACGCCCCAGGAGGCGCTTTCCGGCTTTTCCAGCACCATCACCATGATGATGGTCGGCGTGTTCATCGTGGGGGGCGCGGTCTCCCGCACGGGCCTTGCCAAAAAGATCAGCGCCCGCATCCTCGCCCTGGCCGGAACCAGCGAAACCAAACTGTTCATCCTGATTATGGTGGTGACGTCAACCATCGGCGCGTTCGTGAGCAACACGGGTACCGTGGCCATTATGATGCCCGTCGTCATCAGCCTGGCCGCCGGGGCCGGGTCGAGCCCCTCCCGGTTCCTCATGCCGCTGGCTTTTGCCAGCACCATGGGCGGCATGCTCACCCTTATCGGGACCACCCCCAACATGATTATCAGCGGCGCGCTTGAGGGCGCGGGTTACGGGCCGTTGCGGTTCTTTTCCTTCCTGCCCGTCGGCGTGATCTGCGTGGTGGTGGGCACGGCGTTTTTGCTCTTCGCCAGCAAATGGCTGGTGAAAAAGGAAGAAGAGGGCGCCGGTTCCGGGTCTGCCGGGGGCAGAACCCTGGCCGAGCTTGCCGACCAATACCGGCTCAAGCAGGAGGAACGCCGGGCGCGGATCCTGCCGGGATCGCCCCTCGCGGGCAAAACGGTGCGGGAGTTGAAAATACTCCGCGCATTGCAAGTGAGCATCCTCGATATACGCCGCCGGAAAAAGCACCCGAGACTGTTTGAAAGCCCGATTGAGCAACTCATGCCCGAGCCGGGCAGCGTGCTGCTCGAAAAAGACACGTTCTCCTTTGTCATGCCCGAGGAGCATGTCCGGAAATTCGCCG of uncultured delta proteobacterium contains these proteins:
- a CDS encoding Amino ABC transporter, permease, 3-TM region, His/Glu/Gln/Arg/opine family domain protein — encoded protein: MVASLSNIYEALPNILAGSVVTVGIVLCSLSLGFILGVPLSVGQVYGNRPIRAGVGFFVWFFRGTPILVLLFLFYYGLPVFLGFDISAFAASCLVLGFASAAYQSQIFRGSIQALPQGQLKAARALGMTDAQGIVQIILPQALRLAIPGWTNEFSILLKDSALVFVLGGAQDMMARSHFAASRTHDPIAFYLTAGVLYYLITLAGLRAMRVLEKKTHIPGYATGGGA
- a CDS encoding Amino acid ABC transporter, periplasmic amino acid-binding protein, which produces MRKRLMTLAFAVAFTALSATGALAAAYVNGIDANYPPFAYVDKSGKPAGFDVEAMDWVAKTMGFTVTHKPMDWNGIIPDLLAKKIDMVCSGMSISPERAARVTFSEPYFTIRKVLVVGEKSTLTPDDILKGKKRLGVQRGTNEAEWLAKNRDEKGWNYTLGYYDSAPMAVEDLLNGRLDAAGMDSAPAEDIINRAKRPVKIVGEFAPEDNFGVAMRNEDTELHKLINEGFKRLKADPYWQELQKKYLSDGK
- a CDS encoding putative ABC-type transporter, periplasmic subunit family 3 (Evidence 3 : Function proposed based on presence of conserved amino acid motif, structural feature or limited homology) yields the protein MRNHFLATGLACLLLALAATPAPAASRINGMKPEREPFAYLDPFGRPGGFDVDAINWIAREMGFAISHIPLDPNESFSRLLAGDVDMVSGGLRITSDALKQTVFSRPYSIIRNVFVVMETSALTRADVMTGKKRLGVQRATARADWLAEERAKDRANYTLQYYDSVAEILDDLVAGRIDAGAMIAHQAEEAIHESEKPVIIIGDFGPSNFYAIALRPNDAALADSVNEGIGRLITDPYWDELRKKYFRQGR
- the glnQ gene encoding glutamine transporter subunit; ATP-binding component of ABC superfamily (Evidence 2a : Function of homologous gene experimentally demonstrated in an other organism; Product type t : transporter), which translates into the protein MTDYELPGAPGAAHSGDTPGAVYSGDAALRMENISKTLGGRKILDNVSLSVPRGTLTVLIGPSGAGKSTFLQCINHLIPPDEGAVFLNGEKLNARDKGCLSRFRMQVGMIFQDFNLFDHLTALDNVGIALTKVRGLPKKQARERALEELTRVGLKNRAGLYPAELSGGQKQRVAIARALAMDPIAMLLDEPTSALDPELVGEVLAVIRDLARAGMTMVMATHQMDFARALATEIVFMEKGRIIEQGSPRALLAPGAKTRTHDFCSKLGEMADAKDEE
- the flr gene encoding Flavoredoxin yields the protein MKRSLGPQTLLYPLPAFLVGTYDGEGNANIMTAAWGGVCCSEPPLVAVSVRKERWTYDAILTREAFTLSIPSADQAARVDFAGMASGRKTDKFKDTGFTPARGEFVDAPYVLECPVVVELVLRTSLELGSHVQFIGEVRDVKIEEGCLDADGKPVREKIDPLLYDIGAREYCRVGQSVCKAFSSGKVFLKKSGA
- a CDS encoding conserved hypothetical protein (Evidence 4 : Homologs of previously reported genes of unknown function); the encoded protein is MTAARECFALPSGAATPFGGKFRDGSSPARNLFYPVPKGELPMIRKIITIDAAKCNGCGLCADACHEGAIVMRDGKAALLRDDYCDGLGDCLPACPTGAITFEEREALPYDEAAVQARMQAKHGGKPALAPMPHGCPGAAARALQPVSPVSPISAGAAAKSGPVASCLAQWPVQLQLMPVNAPYLDGADLLLAAHCAAFAHGNFHEDFMRGKVTSIACPKLDVADHAAKLGEILKNNNVRSVTVARMSVPCCGGLERIAQNAIAASGKNLPLHVAVITPDGKVMTK